The genomic DNA CGCGCCAACCGCCGTCCCGCCAGCGGCAGCGGCGAGGCGCTGAGTGACGTCGTGGTCATTCCCGCCTTGCGCGAGGCCATTGTCAGCAACCTGCTGCCGCCGGGCGAGCGCTTGACCGAGGTGACGCTGGCCGCACGACTCAATGTGAGTCGTACCCCGGTTCGCGAAGCCTTTGCGCAGTTGGAACGCGAGGGCCTGGTCACCATCGTGCCGCGCGCCGCGGTGTTCGTTCGTGAGGTCAGCGAGCGCGACGTCGAAGAAACCTATACGGTGCGCGCAGCGCTCGAATCCCTGGCTGTCGAGTTGGCGACCAAACGTCGCTCGCCGATGGCTGCCGCGCGTCTGGACGAAGTGCTCGCGGACATGAGCGCTGCCGTTTCCCATGGGGATGCGGTGGCCTACACCGATGCGTTGGACCGTTTCTACGCCGCCATCATGGCGCTCTCCGAAAACATCACCCTGCATGCCACGCACACCACCTTGCTCGGTCC from Dyella sp. GSA-30 includes the following:
- a CDS encoding GntR family transcriptional regulator, producing MSDPLTAIAERLRANRRPASGSGEALSDVVVIPALREAIVSNLLPPGERLTEVTLAARLNVSRTPVREAFAQLEREGLVTIVPRAAVFVREVSERDVEETYTVRAALESLAVELATKRRSPMAAARLDEVLADMSAAVSHGDAVAYTDALDRFYAAIMALSENITLHATHTTLLGPVRRLRRIAMSQPGRMEASHQQSLKIRDAIVNGDPSGPELMREQLANACHSAMDVLRAGH